One Hyla sarda isolate aHylSar1 chromosome 11, aHylSar1.hap1, whole genome shotgun sequence genomic window carries:
- the RPS29 gene encoding 40S ribosomal protein S29, which translates to MGHQQLYWSHPRKFGQGSRSCRVCSNRHGLIRKYGLNMCRQCFRQYAKDIGFVKLD; encoded by the exons ATGGGTCACCAGCAGCTGTACTGGAGCCACCCTAGGAAATTCGGGCAGGGATCCCGCTCCTG CCGCGTGTGCTCTAACAGACATGGACTGATCCGCAAATACGGGCTGAATATGTGCCGTCAGTGCTTCAGGCAGTATGCCAAGGACATTGGCTTTGTCAAG TTGGATTAA
- the LRR1 gene encoding LOW QUALITY PROTEIN: leucine-rich repeat protein 1 (The sequence of the model RefSeq protein was modified relative to this genomic sequence to represent the inferred CDS: inserted 1 base in 1 codon): protein MKLQCEVEVINRMLPTFGMRNRGRGTRAVLSVGRQEEKKGSGQRGPIYLMICTIKDKAGSRYKVSQNIENLFSKFVNEGKXTIRLREPAVDICLSKADISNLRNFISAVGLAHKGTDASPVPLLRLTPAKTSEIEKPKARMIITCKKDYPLTKSFPYSLEQLQVSYCKLARVDMRMLCLKKLQRLDLSNNHIKKLPKTIGDLVCLQELVLHSNFLETFEVELCNSSLRNSLKSLDLSENKLTALPFQFCNFRELVNLKLDGNELVRLPFAIGRLSKLRFLSAAKNKLPHLPNSFKMLVLEKLDMFDNPFAKGNPMAPDIQLKIPLTLLETASRATLGYRIPYGPQVIPQNLCQDLSVAKTCDCGGPCLSSFIQTTVEMNLHQVSQTVVLVDSMGGTEAPIICYFCSLTCYSMFLDKYLQSTRV, encoded by the exons ATGAAGCTGCAGTGTGAGGTGGAAGTGATCAACCGGATGCTCCCGACATTCGGTATGAGGAATAGAGGGAGAGGGACCCGGGCTGTGCTGTCTGTGGGGAGGCAGGAGGAGAAGAAGGGCTCCGGCCAGCGGGGACCCATCTACCTGATGATCTGTACCATCAAAGACAAGGCAGGCTCCAGATACAAGGTGAGT CAGAACATTGAGAATTTGTTTTCCAAGTTTGTAAATGAAGGAA GCACAATACGACTTAGAGAGCCGGCGGTGGATATATGTCTTAGCAAG GCTGATATCAGCAACCTGAGGAACTTTATTTCTGCAGTGGGTTTAGCACACAAGGGCACCGATGCCAGCCCTGTGCCCCTGTTACGTCTTACACCCGCCAAGACCTCCGAAATAGAAAAACCCAAAGCCAGAATGATCATTACATGCAAGAAAGACTATCCCCTCACAAAGAGCTTCCCTTACTCACTGGAGCAGCTTCAGGTCTCCTACTGCAAGCTGGCTCGGGTGGACATGCGGATGCTATGCTTAAAGAAACTTCAGAGACTCGATCTCAGCAATAACCATATCAAGAAGCTGCCAAAGACCATAGGTGACCTGGTGTGTCTCCAGGAGCTGGTCCTGCAcagtaactttctggagacattcGAGGTAGAGCTCTGTAACTCCTCCTTGAGGAACTCTCTGAAGTCTTTGGACTTGAGCGAAAACAAACTAACAGCTCTTCCTTTCCAGTTCTGCAATTTCAGAGAACTTGTCAATCTGAAGCTGGATGGCAATGAACTGGTGCGGTTGCCATTTGCCATCGGCAGGCTGAGTAAACTGCGCTTCCTTTCTGCCGCCAAAAATAAACTTCCACATCTTCCCAACAGCTTCAAGATGTTAGTGCTGGAGAAGCTAGATATGTTTGATAATCCCTTTGCTAAAGGGAATCCAATGGCTCCTGACATCCAGCTGAAGATTCCGCTTACATTACTGGAGACTGCTTCAAGGGCAACTCTTGGCTACAG AATCCCATATGGACCACAAGTGATCCCCCAGAACCTCTGCCAAGATCTATCCGTGGCTAAAACATGCGACTGTGGCGGGCCGTGCTTGTCTTCCTTCATCCAGACGACTGTTGAAATGAATCTGCACCAGGTGTCTCAGACCGTGGTCCTTGTGGACTCTATGGGGGGGACCGAGGCCCCCATCATCTGTTACTTCTGCTCTCTCACCTGCTACTCAATGTTCCTCGATAAATACCTGCAGAGCACCAGGGTGTGA